From the Rhinolophus sinicus isolate RSC01 linkage group LG02, ASM3656204v1, whole genome shotgun sequence genome, one window contains:
- the BEST3 gene encoding bestrophin-3 isoform X2: MFLISSSVHGRDEHGRLLRRTLMRYVNLTSLLIFRSVSTAVYKRFPTMDHVVEAGFMTADERKLFDHLKSPHLKYWVPFIWFGNLAAKARKEGRIRDSVDLQSLMTEMNRYRSWCSLLFGYDWVGIPLVYTQVVTLAVYTFFFACLIGRQFLDPTEGYAGHDLDLYIPIFTLLQFFFYAGWLKVAEQLINPFGEDDDDFETNWCIDRNLQVSLLAVDEMHMSLPKMKKDIYWDDSAARPPYTLAAADYCIPSFLGSTVQMGLAGSDLPGEEWLLDFEKHGYRHSMIRRVKRFLSAHEHPSSPRSRSYGRQASDSSMFFPQSDLSPAKDFLDVPFRGPHRASASRKQFCSPEGSAKLHASLGELSTIRETSRTSTLQSLSPSSSMRASPTKMPQVPEVLITAPGPTSDDHHHDSTASIQSSEFTGVQPSSPGRQEDPAGLVLSPSEKGTPPRSPSPQTVSAKAERNIFRFAPEVDPDENDMFPKWWSLPGFLESSHTSLAGLCPEPVNPEPDLLLDTETSSETSGINFVAGSQLSPDVLYLMENLDTKETDIIDFNNEQTEESPKGMPESSRTCF, translated from the exons GTTTTATGACagcagatgaaagaaaactatttGACCACCTCAAATCTCCTCATCTGAAATACTGGGTTCCATTCATCTGGTTTGGAAATCTGGCAGCTAAAGCCCGGAAGGAAGGTAGAATTAGAGACAGTGTTGATCTGCAATCATTGATGACT GAGATGAACCGGTATCGCTCTTGGTGCAGCCTCTTATTTGGTTATGACTGGGTCGGGATCCCGCTGGTTTACACCCAG GTTGTCACTCTGGCTGTCTACACCTTCTTCTTTGCGTGCCTCATTGGACGCCAGTTTTTGGATCCCACCGAAGGCTACGCGGGGCATGACTTAGATCTTTACATTCCAATCTTTACTCTCCTACAATTCTTCTTCTATGCAGGATGGCTCAAG GTAGCTGAGCAGCTGATCAACCCTTTTGgagaagatgatgatgattttgAAACTAACTGGTGCATTGACAGAAATCTGCAG GTCTCTCTTTTAGCTGTGGATGAGATGCACATGAGCTTACCTAAGATGAAGAAGGACATTTACTGGGACGATTCTGCTGCTCGACCACCATATACACTGGCAGCTGCTGACTACTGCATACCCTCATTTCTAGGGTCGACAGTCCAAATGGG GCTGGCTGGCTCCGATTTGCCTGGCGAGGAGTGGCTCTTGGATTTTGAGAAGCACGGCTATCGCCATTCCATGATTAGAAGAGTCAAGAGGTTCCTGAGTGCTCATGAAcacccctccagccccaggaGCAGAAGCTATGGGAGGCAGGCCAGTGACAGCTCCATGTTCTTCCCTCAGAGCGACCTCAGCCCAGCCAAGGATTTCCTGGACGTGCCCTTCAGAGGCCCCCACCGGGCCTCAGCCTCCCGGAAGCAATTCTGCTCCCCAGAGGGGAGCGCCAAGCTGCACGCCAGCCTGGGAGAACTGTCCACAATCCGGGAGACCAGCCGGACAAGCACGTTACAGAGCCTGAGCCCATCATCCAGTATGAGGGCCTCCCCCACCAAAATGCCTCAGGTCCCTGAGGTTCTCATCACAGCACCAGGGCCCACTTCCGATGACCACCACCACGACTCCACTGCCTCCATCCAGAGCTCTGAGTTCACCGGGGTTCAGCCAAGCAGCCCTGGGCGGCAGGAGGACCCTGCGGGGCTGGTCCTGTCCCCCTCAGAGAAGGGGACACCCCCTCGGAGCCCCAGTCCCCAGACTGTTTCAGCCAAAGCCGAGAGAAACATCTTCAGGTTTGCCCCTGAGGTAGACCCTGATGAGAATGACATGTTCCCGAAATGGTGGAGCCTCCCAGGGTTCCTGGAGTCCAGCCACACCTCCCTGGCAGGCCTATGTCCGGAGCCCGTGAACCCTGAGCCGGATCTTTTACTTGACACGGAAACATCCTCAGAGACCAGTGGAATCAACTTTGTGGCTGGCTCTCAACTCTCTCCCGATGTGCTGTATCTAATGGAAAACCTGGACACCAAGGAAACAGATATCATAGACTTTAACAATGAGCAAACAGAGGAATCGCCCAAAGGAATGCCGGAGAGTTCTAGGACCTGCTTCTAG